From Pseudomonas alcaligenes, a single genomic window includes:
- a CDS encoding Re/Si-specific NAD(P)(+) transhydrogenase subunit alpha: protein MHIGVPLETHAGETRVAATPETIKKLIGQGHQVTVQAGAGVSASIPDSAYVAVGAAIGNEAAAFGADLVLKVVAPTDAELAHMKSGAVLVGMLNPFSNETIARMNARGITAFALEAAPRTSRAQSLDVLSSQANIAGYKAVMLAANHYPRFMPMLMTAAGTVKAARVLILGAGVAGLQAIATAKRLGAVIEASDVRPAVKEQIESLGAKFVDVPFETDEERECAQGVGGYARPMPASWMERQAKAVHEKAKQADIVITTALIPGRKAPTLLHEATVAEMKPGSVVIDLAAAQGGNCPLTEADQVVVKHGVTIVGHSNLAALVPADASALYARNLLDFLKLVIDAEGKFHLNLEDDIVAACLMCRDGEVVRKNG, encoded by the coding sequence GTGCACATCGGTGTTCCTCTCGAGACCCATGCCGGCGAGACGCGGGTTGCCGCTACTCCCGAAACCATCAAGAAGCTGATCGGCCAAGGCCATCAGGTGACCGTCCAGGCCGGTGCCGGCGTCAGCGCCAGCATCCCGGACAGCGCCTATGTCGCCGTCGGTGCAGCGATTGGCAACGAGGCCGCCGCCTTCGGCGCCGACCTGGTGCTGAAAGTGGTCGCCCCGACCGACGCCGAACTGGCCCACATGAAATCCGGCGCCGTGCTGGTTGGCATGCTCAACCCGTTCAGCAACGAGACCATCGCGCGCATGAACGCTCGCGGCATCACTGCCTTCGCCCTGGAGGCCGCCCCGCGCACCTCCCGCGCGCAGAGCCTGGACGTGCTGTCGTCGCAAGCCAACATCGCCGGCTACAAGGCCGTGATGCTCGCCGCCAACCACTATCCGCGCTTCATGCCCATGCTGATGACCGCTGCCGGTACCGTGAAGGCCGCACGCGTGCTGATCCTCGGTGCTGGCGTTGCCGGCCTGCAGGCCATCGCCACGGCCAAGCGCCTGGGTGCGGTGATCGAGGCCTCGGACGTGCGTCCGGCGGTGAAGGAACAGATCGAGTCGCTCGGCGCCAAGTTCGTCGACGTACCGTTCGAGACCGATGAAGAGCGCGAGTGCGCCCAGGGCGTTGGCGGCTATGCCCGTCCGATGCCGGCCTCGTGGATGGAGCGTCAGGCCAAGGCCGTGCACGAGAAGGCCAAGCAGGCCGATATCGTCATCACCACCGCACTGATCCCGGGCCGCAAGGCGCCGACCCTGCTGCACGAGGCCACCGTTGCCGAGATGAAGCCGGGCTCCGTGGTCATCGACCTGGCTGCAGCGCAAGGCGGCAACTGCCCGCTGACCGAAGCCGACCAGGTGGTAGTCAAGCATGGCGTGACCATCGTCGGCCACAGCAACCTGGCGGCCCTGGTGCCGGCAGACGCTTCGGCCCTGTATGCGCGCAACCTGCTGGACTTCCTCAAGCTGGTGATCGACGCCGAAGGCAAGTTCCACCTCAACCTCGAAGACGACATCGTCGCCGCGTGCCTGATGTGCCGCGACGGTGAAGTCGTGCGCAAGAACGGATAA
- a CDS encoding NAD(P) transhydrogenase subunit alpha, translated as MEDMLISHGIYNLIIFVLAIYVGYHVVWNVTPALHTPLMAVTNAISAIVIVGAMLAAALTVTPLGKFMGTAAVALAAVNVFGGFLVTRRMLEMFKKKAPKAQAEKH; from the coding sequence ATGGAAGACATGCTGATCTCCCACGGCATCTACAACCTGATCATCTTCGTGCTGGCCATCTACGTTGGCTACCACGTGGTGTGGAACGTGACTCCGGCCCTGCACACCCCGCTGATGGCGGTGACCAACGCGATTTCCGCGATCGTCATCGTCGGCGCCATGCTGGCCGCCGCCCTGACCGTGACCCCGCTGGGCAAGTTCATGGGCACCGCGGCCGTGGCCCTGGCCGCGGTCAACGTGTTCGGTGGCTTCCTGGTCACCCGGCGCATGCTGGAAATGTTCAAGAAAAAGGCGCCTAAAGCGCAGGCGGAGAAACACTGA